The Desulfobacteraceae bacterium DNA window GTTGAGGCCCTGAACGCGCCCTGCTCCCAGACGCCGACCACGTTCACCCCGGTGATTTGACGCAGGTTGCTCTCCGCCAGGGTTTTTCCCTGAAGCGGGGTCCGCATCGCCGGTGCCTCCGCGATCAAAAGCTCGTCAAAGCTGCCGATGATGTTGGCCTGCATGCTCACCCCGAGCACCCTGCGCGCTAAGGCTTGGCCTAACATTTTGGTGAACTGGAAGACGTGGCTGCTGCCTGCCAGCTCCAAAATATCCAGGCTGTCTTCCATGTCGGCGTTGGTGACGGTCACCACCCGGGAGCTGGTTTCGCGAATCGTAAATATGATGTTGGTGCTGGTGATGTCGTCGTTTAAAACCACCACCATGGCGGCCCGGTCCACCCCCAGGCGCTTGTAGCTCTCGGGGTTGTCCAGTTCACCGACCACGACGCGATACCCCAGGTCGTGCAATTCCAGGGCGCGTTGAAGATCCGGCACAAGAATCACATACTCCACCCCGTACTGGGTCAGCTTTTCCACCAGGTTGACGGCTACATCATCGTAATGGGTCAAAATCACATGATCGGAAACCCGGTCCGGGACCGACCGCGGCGCCCTCGCCCTGTTCTGCTCCTCCAGCCAGGGGGCATAAAAGAATTGGAT harbors:
- a CDS encoding potassium channel family protein produces the protein MKFVISQLQTLLRDNTRKANIRLLIKFSLLLILFFVGYSVLFHVLMLFEGREYSWVTGLYWTLTVMSTLGFGDITFHSDIGKLFSIIVLLNGIVLLLIMLPFTFIQFFYAPWLEEQNRARAPRSVPDRVSDHVILTHYDDVAVNLVEKLTQYGVEYVILVPDLQRALELHDLGYRVVVGELDNPESYKRLGVDRAAMVVVLNDDITSTNIIFTIRETSSRVVTVTNADMEDSLDILELAGSSHVFQFTKMLGQALARRVLGVSMQANIIGSFDELLIAEAPAMRTPLQGKTLAESNLRQITGVNVVGVWEQGAFRAST